The Methanobrevibacter sp. genome window below encodes:
- a CDS encoding ATP-binding protein, with protein MNNESFEDRLNDLSRVNIFVGANNTGKSRFMRSIFFNNGITLKFLPNDKLLKEYSEKSKEFKSYETSIINPYSNEKQKAYDDIKSALKEITYIEESITPLPELVSVYKTRVNKGIPDYERLTIAYINLFEKFFPNLEFNDHLFKYDFYKIYLPSLRGLVPITLNDDNPNHEIKKDFYAERIKKDYFSNHSDILTDISDFLTANMQNIDSDTPIPLEEFVENYIFPKNSIITGQRFYQYVRNYLLGDLEQRERIREYELYLSETFFDNKKVVLIPKVNDDVLTVRIDNEEYKIYELGEGIQSIILITLPLFLYLEKSKEINTNVLVFIEEPEVGLHPRLQRKLLETLLSQRFENYQFFFTTHSNHFMDKAFEKKDISIYSFDKTLKIENNSIAEFTIENVGFNHLPTLKKLGALPSSVLSHNCTILVEGSYDISHYNFYLDLYQDKLLESGDISVKFRYGTHYSFLRGGGKETAKTISEFNSIQKQRIFTILDKDDNKDYKKNKIAFEDMGYKNYCILEVREVENLISKKVLIKILKSLRELRKLNIKEDFEEEDYQKSNFYTFITDIIIPDEKPNNFFNPDTFKKKFAYKEQEFTESFDDLSEPAKVLTKKIYTFIKENNSLNL; from the coding sequence ATGAATAATGAAAGTTTTGAGGATAGATTAAATGATTTATCAAGAGTAAATATATTTGTTGGTGCAAACAATACTGGAAAAAGCAGATTTATGCGATCAATATTCTTTAATAATGGAATAACATTGAAATTTTTGCCAAATGATAAATTATTAAAAGAGTATTCAGAGAAATCTAAAGAATTCAAATCCTACGAAACTTCGATTATTAATCCATACTCAAATGAAAAACAAAAAGCTTATGATGATATAAAATCAGCATTGAAAGAAATTACCTATATTGAAGAATCCATCACCCCCTTGCCTGAATTAGTAAGTGTATATAAAACTAGAGTAAATAAGGGTATTCCCGATTATGAGCGTCTTACGATAGCATATATCAATCTTTTTGAAAAATTTTTCCCAAATCTAGAATTTAATGATCATTTATTTAAATATGATTTTTATAAAATCTATTTACCTTCATTAAGAGGATTAGTTCCCATAACTTTAAATGATGATAATCCTAATCATGAAATAAAAAAAGATTTTTATGCAGAACGAATTAAAAAAGATTATTTTTCAAATCATTCTGATATATTAACAGATATTTCTGATTTTTTAACAGCAAACATGCAAAATATTGATTCAGACACTCCAATACCCTTAGAGGAATTTGTTGAAAATTATATTTTTCCTAAAAATTCAATTATAACTGGGCAAAGATTTTACCAATATGTGAGAAACTATTTATTGGGAGATTTAGAACAAAGAGAAAGAATTAGGGAATATGAGTTATATTTATCTGAAACATTTTTTGACAACAAAAAAGTTGTTTTAATCCCAAAAGTTAATGATGATGTTTTAACTGTTAGAATTGATAATGAGGAGTATAAAATATATGAATTAGGTGAAGGCATCCAATCCATAATTTTAATAACATTACCTTTATTTTTATACTTAGAAAAATCAAAAGAAATAAATACAAATGTTCTAGTTTTTATCGAAGAACCTGAAGTGGGCCTCCATCCAAGATTGCAAAGGAAATTATTAGAAACATTATTAAGTCAAAGATTTGAAAATTATCAATTTTTCTTCACTACACATTCAAATCATTTTATGGATAAGGCATTCGAAAAAAAAGACATATCCATTTATTCCTTTGATAAAACTTTGAAGATTGAAAATAATTCCATTGCTGAATTTACAATCGAAAATGTTGGATTTAACCATTTACCAACACTAAAAAAATTAGGTGCGCTTCCATCTTCTGTATTATCACATAATTGTACTATTTTAGTTGAAGGAAGTTATGATATTTCACATTATAATTTTTATCTTGATTTATATCAAGATAAATTATTAGAATCTGGTGATATTTCAGTAAAGTTCAGATATGGCACACATTATTCTTTTTTAAGAGGAGGGGGTAAAGAAACAGCAAAAACTATTAGTGAATTTAATTCAATACAAAAGCAAAGAATTTTTACAATTTTAGATAAAGATGATAATAAAGATTATAAAAAGAATAAAATAGCTTTTGAAGATATGGGTTATAAAAACTATTGTATTTTAGAAGTAAGGGAGGTTGAAAATTTAATTTCAAAAAAAGTTTTAATTAAAATATTGAAAAGTTTAAGAGAATTAAGAAAATTAAATATTAAAGAAGATTTTGAAGAAGAAGATTATCAGAAGTCTAATTTTTATACTTTTATAACAGACATTATTATTCCCGATGAAAAACCTAATAATTTTTTTAATCCAGATACCTTTAAAAAAAAATTTGCATATAAAGAACAAGAATTTACAGAAAGTTTTGATGATCTTTCAGAACCCGCTAAAGTTCTTACTAAAAAAATATATACTTTCATTAAAGAAAATAATTCTTTGAATTTATAA
- a CDS encoding DUF1848 domain-containing protein yields the protein MNRLEEEYAYSRNPYSKDDVYRLSLKPEDVDCLLFCSKNYQPILEHINEINEKYHILCQYTITCYGKDIEPNVPAIDESIETLKELSGIVGRNKIMWRYDPILLTEKYTMERHLETFDYMAFEIAPYVYRCIFSFVDMYRKVEENMPKIIPFNAEDKERLLKGIGEISDSHNLYTQVCACRENYEKYNIHTSSCVTAEILKHANNVTYKNIKGKGMREGCKCIQSRDIGAYNTCFSDCKYCYANRRPEIAKRNIKRHDEKSPLLIGHIRKKDNLHDVKSEKYSEPKQPTLFDF from the coding sequence TTGAACCGGCTTGAAGAGGAATATGCGTATTCAAGAAATCCTTATTCCAAAGATGATGTCTACAGGTTAAGTCTAAAGCCCGAAGATGTCGATTGTCTTCTGTTCTGCTCTAAAAACTATCAACCTATACTGGAACATATAAATGAAATTAATGAAAAATACCATATTCTCTGCCAGTATACAATTACCTGCTACGGCAAGGATATAGAACCGAACGTTCCGGCTATTGATGAATCCATTGAGACTCTAAAGGAACTGTCTGGCATTGTCGGCAGAAATAAGATAATGTGGAGATACGATCCGATACTTCTGACGGAAAAGTATACTATGGAAAGACATCTCGAAACATTTGATTATATGGCATTTGAAATTGCACCCTATGTCTACAGATGCATATTCAGCTTTGTTGACATGTACCGGAAAGTTGAAGAGAACATGCCTAAGATAATTCCATTTAATGCTGAGGATAAGGAAAGGTTATTGAAAGGAATCGGTGAGATATCTGATAGCCATAATCTTTACACTCAAGTTTGTGCATGCAGAGAAAATTATGAGAAGTATAATATCCACACTTCAAGCTGTGTAACTGCAGAAATCCTGAAACATGCAAATAATGTTACCTATAAAAATATTAAAGGCAAGGGAATGCGTGAAGGATGCAAATGCATTCAGTCAAGAGATATCGGAGCATACAATACATGTTTCAGTGACTGCAAATATTGCTACGCCAACAGAAGACCTGAAATAGCTAAACGCAATATTAAAAGGCATGATGAAAAATCACCGTTACTGATAGGTCATATCAGAAAGAAAGATAATCTTCATGATGTTAAATCTGAAAAATATAGTGAGCCGAAACAACCAACATTATTCGATTTTTAA
- a CDS encoding glutamate--cysteine ligase codes for MDLLNLSKLSSDEILSGSFGIEWESLRVKGDGELSLTPHPEVFGDKLTNPLVTTDFSESQIEIITPTFDTIDEAFDTFSLISDIVNSSLKEDEYLWFQSIPCILPYWDKIPIAKYSEDGESSQKYREDLAKKYGVKKQMISGVHFNFSFSEDLLKKVQAIYGNDLDFKEFKNNVYLRVARNYLRYCWLIIYLTGCSIGSHKTFSNDCIHLMDAQDDYGSYYSTKGPSFRNASCGYKNLIELYPSYNSIDEFTRDIEGFIDDGDLSQAKELYTQIRLKPKNPKDLLNSLKNDGIEYIEVRTLDINPFYKCGLVKHDMKFLHLFLIYMLIKDESDYADWQKEAKINEENVAEKAYVESMRLLKDGEEVTLKEWASDIINEMYGMCEVFGISESHTLDLMLNRVSNPDLTYGKRLLKLIQENGYINTHSILSKNNQKTSINNLHNIDADKQEELKKYSNVVLVGK; via the coding sequence GTGGATTTATTAAATTTATCAAAATTATCTTCAGATGAAATTTTATCTGGCTCATTTGGTATAGAATGGGAAAGTTTAAGAGTTAAAGGGGATGGTGAATTATCTTTAACACCTCATCCTGAAGTTTTTGGTGATAAACTGACAAATCCGTTAGTTACTACAGATTTTTCAGAAAGCCAAATTGAAATAATAACTCCTACTTTTGATACTATTGATGAAGCATTCGATACTTTTTCATTAATATCAGATATTGTTAATTCTTCGCTTAAAGAAGATGAATACCTTTGGTTCCAATCAATTCCATGTATTCTTCCTTATTGGGATAAAATACCTATTGCGAAGTACTCTGAGGATGGAGAATCCTCACAGAAATATCGTGAAGATTTAGCAAAGAAGTATGGTGTTAAAAAACAGATGATTTCTGGAGTTCATTTTAACTTTTCATTTTCTGAGGATTTGTTAAAAAAAGTACAAGCTATTTATGGCAATGATTTGGATTTTAAAGAGTTTAAAAATAATGTTTATTTAAGAGTTGCTAGAAATTATTTGAGATATTGCTGGTTGATTATTTATTTAACTGGCTGTTCAATAGGATCTCATAAAACCTTTTCTAATGACTGTATCCATTTAATGGATGCTCAAGATGACTATGGTAGTTATTATTCAACAAAAGGACCTTCATTTAGAAATGCTTCTTGCGGATATAAAAACTTAATTGAGTTGTATCCTTCTTATAATTCTATTGATGAGTTTACAAGGGATATTGAAGGTTTCATTGATGATGGTGACTTATCACAGGCTAAAGAGTTATACACACAAATTAGATTAAAACCAAAAAATCCTAAGGATTTGTTAAATTCTTTAAAAAATGATGGAATTGAATATATTGAAGTAAGAACTTTGGATATCAATCCATTTTATAAATGTGGGCTTGTTAAGCATGATATGAAATTTTTACATTTATTTTTAATATATATGCTAATTAAAGATGAGTCTGATTATGCTGACTGGCAGAAAGAAGCAAAAATAAATGAAGAAAATGTTGCTGAAAAGGCTTATGTTGAATCAATGAGATTATTAAAAGATGGTGAAGAAGTCACTTTAAAAGAGTGGGCTTCAGATATTATTAATGAGATGTATGGAATGTGTGAAGTATTTGGAATATCTGAATCTCATACATTGGATTTAATGCTTAATCGTGTTTCAAATCCTGATTTGACTTACGGTAAAAGATTATTAAAATTAATTCAAGAAAATGGTTACATAAATACTCATAGTATTTTATCAAAAAATAATCAGAAAACCAGTATTAATAATTTACATAATATTGATGCTGACAAACAGGAAGAACTTAAAAAATATTCTAATGTTGTTTTAGTAGGTAAATAA
- the fdhD gene encoding formate dehydrogenase accessory sulfurtransferase FdhD, whose amino-acid sequence MDFLRQTEVIQWKDGEYKTIKENSVDDEYTYLFIDYLPPRKFSTYPVDLEDFAVGYCLGEGLIKDYSDIESIRLDGTNVLVSTNLNHDPEEDLDQDGIVQEKKGNCEHACACRLLEYQGVNSDNAGGIRSELKTIEPNTSDLKVNATQIIKDIQHLTDEAKIWQKTAGVHVAQLKFEDKIIIREDVSRHVAVDKVIGAAAKEGYDFSKCYISYSGRMPADMLIKVIRVGIPIIISNAAPASSGIDVASLGNITMVGFVRDNRFTVYTAPERVELDK is encoded by the coding sequence ATGGATTTTTTAAGACAAACTGAAGTAATACAATGGAAAGATGGTGAATATAAAACTATTAAAGAAAATAGTGTAGATGATGAATATACTTATTTGTTCATTGATTATTTACCTCCTCGTAAATTTTCAACTTATCCAGTTGATTTGGAAGATTTTGCTGTTGGATACTGTCTTGGTGAAGGTTTAATCAAAGATTATTCTGATATTGAATCAATTAGATTAGATGGAACAAATGTTTTGGTTTCAACCAATTTAAATCATGACCCTGAGGAGGATTTAGATCAAGATGGTATTGTTCAAGAGAAAAAAGGAAACTGTGAGCATGCTTGTGCATGTAGATTACTTGAATATCAAGGAGTAAATTCTGATAATGCTGGAGGAATCAGATCAGAGTTAAAAACTATTGAACCTAATACTTCAGATTTAAAAGTTAATGCTACTCAGATAATTAAGGATATTCAACATTTAACTGATGAAGCAAAAATCTGGCAGAAAACCGCAGGAGTTCATGTTGCACAACTTAAATTTGAAGATAAAATTATCATTAGGGAAGATGTAAGTCGTCACGTAGCAGTTGATAAAGTAATTGGGGCTGCTGCAAAAGAAGGCTATGACTTTTCAAAATGTTATATATCATATAGTGGAAGAATGCCTGCAGATATGTTAATTAAAGTAATAAGAGTTGGTATTCCAATAATTATTTCCAATGCTGCACCAGCATCATCTGGTATTGATGTTGCAAGTTTAGGTAATATCACAATGGTTGGTTTTGTTCGTGATAACAGATTCACTGTTTATACAGCACCTGAACGTGTCGAATTAGACAAATAA
- a CDS encoding HesA/MoeB/ThiF family protein — protein MPTRYIGDGYWEIASRQMSIVTRSEQQRFKDAKITVIGCGGIGGETIEMLARMGIGELVLVDKDAYDLSNLNRQTLATIADLGLTKSDVAAEKVRLINPYVKVTTFNEHVDQTNIEKVIGDSDIVIDALDNVLTRVIVSRAAKEKGIPYIHGAIHGTLGQITVFLPNSDKTYEEIFNLPSIGKELNDKTIGELKKVTSGVPPVIGPTPNLIGCLEAFEAYKAITGVGKVTVAPKILTFDLLDLSSFSLNEL, from the coding sequence ATGCCAACAAGATATATCGGTGATGGATACTGGGAAATTGCTTCCCGTCAAATGAGTATTGTAACAAGAAGTGAACAGCAAAGATTTAAAGATGCAAAAATCACAGTTATAGGCTGTGGTGGAATCGGTGGGGAAACCATTGAAATGCTTGCAAGAATGGGAATTGGAGAACTTGTTTTAGTTGATAAAGATGCATACGATTTATCCAACTTAAACAGACAAACATTAGCAACAATAGCTGATTTAGGTCTTACCAAAAGTGATGTTGCAGCAGAAAAGGTTAGATTAATAAACCCCTATGTTAAAGTTACAACATTCAATGAACATGTTGATCAAACAAACATAGAAAAAGTGATTGGAGATTCAGATATTGTGATTGATGCACTTGATAACGTTTTAACCAGAGTTATCGTATCAAGAGCTGCAAAAGAAAAAGGAATTCCTTACATTCACGGAGCAATTCATGGAACATTAGGTCAAATTACAGTATTTTTACCTAATAGTGACAAAACATACGAAGAAATATTTAACTTACCTTCAATTGGTAAAGAATTAAATGATAAAACTATTGGAGAATTAAAAAAAGTAACTTCCGGAGTTCCACCAGTTATTGGACCTACACCTAATTTAATTGGATGTTTAGAAGCATTTGAAGCTTATAAAGCAATAACTGGAGTTGGAAAAGTAACTGTTGCTCCAAAAATATTAACATTCGATTTACTCGATTTAAGTTCATTTTCATTAAATGAACTCTAA
- a CDS encoding 7-cyano-7-deazaguanine synthase, giving the protein MNLNDKINIVKNILKDKKVAIGFSGGADSTLITYLSSKVAKDTIAITIDNHLLPEGFVENTKKVAKSFGIKHEVIDINFYEDEYFLANDSKRCFTCRNLMYAKIEELAKKEGFDFICDGNNISDLVIDRPGILITYAKDFKTPFIEAKLSSKEIHEYLNDKNIPYLRSTTCLATRIPTNTQTTHEKIEKIGYCENYILDNTNCEIVKVRDLGETSIIEVDNINEILKDNKFNQINDELKKQGFKKVTLNLSELDDDEYISIDYNQESFSYQLPFTINLENTKKQLSKINSETSDKIELDNITIFESGLIEGHDLENYEIALNEFMETLQKIRRNV; this is encoded by the coding sequence ATGAACTTAAATGATAAAATTAATATCGTGAAAAACATTTTAAAAGATAAAAAAGTAGCTATCGGTTTTTCAGGTGGTGCTGATTCAACATTAATAACTTATTTATCTTCAAAAGTTGCAAAAGACACAATAGCTATTACAATTGATAACCATTTATTACCTGAAGGCTTTGTTGAAAACACTAAGAAAGTTGCTAAATCCTTTGGAATAAAACATGAAGTTATTGACATTAATTTTTATGAAGATGAATATTTTTTAGCAAATGATTCTAAAAGATGTTTTACTTGTAGGAACTTAATGTATGCTAAAATTGAAGAATTAGCTAAAAAAGAAGGTTTTGACTTTATTTGTGATGGAAATAATATAAGTGATCTTGTTATTGACAGACCAGGCATACTTATAACATATGCAAAAGATTTCAAAACCCCATTCATTGAAGCGAAATTATCTTCAAAGGAAATTCATGAATACCTAAATGATAAAAATATTCCATATTTAAGATCAACAACCTGCCTTGCAACAAGAATACCTACAAATACACAAACAACTCATGAGAAAATTGAGAAAATAGGTTACTGTGAAAATTATATTCTAGATAATACCAACTGTGAAATTGTAAAAGTTAGGGATTTGGGAGAAACAAGTATAATTGAAGTTGATAACATAAATGAAATTTTAAAAGACAATAAATTTAATCAAATAAACGATGAATTAAAAAAGCAAGGTTTTAAAAAAGTTACATTAAATTTATCAGAACTTGATGATGACGAATACATTAGTATTGATTATAATCAAGAATCATTTTCATACCAACTTCCATTTACAATAAACCTTGAAAATACAAAAAAACAACTTTCAAAAATCAATTCCGAAACCAGTGATAAAATAGAATTAGATAATATTACTATCTTTGAAAGTGGATTAATTGAAGGACATGATTTGGAAAATTATGAAATCGCATTAAATGAATTCATGGAAACATTACAAAAAATAAGAAGAAACGTATAG
- a CDS encoding FAD-binding protein, translated as MIFIYDVIVIGTGAGGSTVAKDLALNGRKVLILEKGCNQDDGSYVSHMKNKKIYLDNQLSDEIRKIMNFYPGLWI; from the coding sequence GTGATATTTATTTACGATGTAATTGTTATTGGAACTGGTGCGGGAGGATCAACTGTAGCTAAAGATCTTGCATTAAATGGAAGAAAAGTTCTGATTTTAGAAAAAGGATGCAATCAAGATGATGGTAGTTATGTAAGTCATATGAAAAATAAAAAAATATATTTGGATAATCAATTGTCTGATGAGATAAGAAAAATTATGAATTTTTATCCTGGCCTTTGGATTTGA
- a CDS encoding GMC family oxidoreductase N-terminal domain-containing protein, producing the protein MDLTNIEEVGGTTTSSIGNACFSCRGCYSNSIMQQFEDKNLNIFEELLEASGELNVKYFPKKLWGHSTQLIADAGQELGYIVEPMPKFINFEKCKFCGQCVNGCLFDAKWDGTYFVKEALEYGAELIQDINVFEVLHEEGNVVGVARINSNNEKQVFKAKKVIVSAGALNTPIILKNSGIKNVGRQLFFDMFTTISGYLKDANLKNELMMGVKAEFGPYFLTPHYSMQLLPLMEKKGIKAKDSDVIGLMIKFEDTCIGTIDEKGNI; encoded by the coding sequence TTGGATTTGACCAATATTGAGGAAGTGGGTGGAACAACAACCTCTTCAATAGGAAATGCATGTTTTTCATGTAGGGGATGTTACTCTAATTCCATTATGCAACAATTTGAAGATAAAAACTTAAACATCTTTGAAGAGCTTCTTGAAGCTAGTGGAGAGTTAAATGTCAAATATTTCCCAAAAAAATTATGGGGACATTCAACTCAATTAATTGCAGACGCAGGTCAAGAGTTAGGTTATATTGTGGAGCCAATGCCAAAATTCATTAACTTTGAAAAATGTAAATTTTGCGGACAATGTGTGAATGGTTGTCTTTTTGATGCAAAATGGGATGGAACCTATTTTGTTAAGGAAGCTTTAGAGTATGGTGCTGAATTAATTCAAGACATTAATGTATTTGAAGTGTTACATGAAGAAGGTAATGTTGTAGGTGTTGCAAGAATCAATTCCAATAATGAAAAACAAGTTTTCAAAGCAAAAAAAGTTATTGTTAGTGCAGGCGCATTAAATACTCCAATTATCCTAAAAAATTCAGGAATTAAAAATGTTGGACGTCAACTATTTTTTGACATGTTTACAACAATTAGTGGGTATCTAAAAGATGCAAATCTAAAAAATGAATTAATGATGGGTGTTAAAGCTGAATTTGGCCCATATTTCTTAACACCACATTATTCAATGCAATTGCTTCCATTGATGGAGAAAAAAGGAATTAAAGCTAAAGATTCTGATGTTATAGGATTAATGATTAAATTTGAAGATACTTGCATTGGAACAATTGATGAAAAAGGTAATATTTAG
- a CDS encoding GMC family oxidoreductase, which translates to MTKVDVDMIKEGYDKSIKILLKLGVSEESIVATSLKGAHPGGTAAVGEVLDNNFESEIKGLYVCDASVIPEAPGRPPILTIVAIAKKVAKIVNQNI; encoded by the coding sequence TTGACAAAAGTCGATGTTGATATGATCAAGGAAGGTTATGATAAATCTATTAAAATATTATTGAAATTGGGTGTTAGTGAAGAGTCTATTGTTGCAACTTCTCTTAAAGGTGCGCATCCTGGTGGAACTGCTGCTGTTGGTGAAGTCCTTGATAATAACTTTGAAAGTGAAATTAAAGGATTGTACGTTTGTGATGCAAGTGTAATTCCTGAAGCTCCTGGAAGGCCACCAATTTTAACAATTGTTGCAATAGCTAAAAAAGTAGCAAAAATAGTTAATCAAAATATTTAA
- a CDS encoding MoaD/ThiS family protein, with protein sequence MSFNLKFKDIDEIRELKSENYTIRDLLDELGLSAQTVVAKKNGDLTIEDSVIDDGDEITLVQIIYGG encoded by the coding sequence ATGAGCTTTAATTTAAAATTTAAAGATATTGATGAAATTAGGGAATTAAAAAGTGAAAATTACACTATTAGGGATTTGTTAGATGAATTAGGGTTATCTGCTCAAACCGTTGTTGCAAAGAAAAATGGTGATTTAACTATTGAAGATAGTGTAATTGATGATGGTGATGAGATAACCTTGGTTCAAATTATCTATGGAGGATAG